Part of the Paenibacillus sp. YPG26 genome, AAATATCGGAGGTATGTGTTATGTCAGAAATGAACCAAGAGACGTCTACGGCAAATATGCCTACGACGTATGACCCGAAATCTGCGGAAGAGAAATGGTACCGCTACTGGAAGGAAGGCAACTTTTTTGAAGCGGGGAGCCGTAAGGATGCCGAGACCTATACCATCGTAATTCCACCACCGAATGTAACAGGCATGCTGCATATCGGTCATGCGCTGGACTTCACACTTCAGGACATTATGGTAAGAGCCAAACGGATGCAGGGCTATGACGCTCTATGGCTTCCGGGTACCGACCATGCGGGGATTGCAACCCAGACCAAAGTAGAGCAAAAGCTTCGTGAACAAGGACAGACCCGGTATGATCTGGGACGAGAGAAATTCCTGGAGAAGGTATGGGAATGGAAGGATCAGTATGCAGAGACTATCCACGAGCAATGGTCCAAAATGGGCTTCTCTCTCGATTACTCCCGTGAACGGTTCACGCTGGATGAAGGACTGTCCAAGGCCGTACGCGAGGTATTCGTTAAGCTGTATAACAAAGGCCTAATCTACCGGGGCAAACGTATTATTAACTGGGATCCGGCAGCGCGTACCGCACTGTCTGATATCGAGGTGGAGTATAAAGAGGTTAACGGTCACTTATATCACTTGCAGTATCCGCTGGAGAACGGAAACGGCCATATTACGGTGGCTACCACACGTCCCGAAACTATGCTTGGGGATACGGCAGTGGCCGTGCATCCTAAGGATGAGCGTTATGCTCATTTGATTGGACAATCGCTGGTGCTGCCGATTGTGGGCCGCGCTATTCCGATCATTGCGGATGAGTATGTTGATAAGGAATTCGGAAGCGGCGCGGTTAAGATTACTCCCGCACACGATCCGAATGACTTTGAAGTAGGTCTGAGACATAATCTGCCGCAAATTACAGTGATGGATGAGACCGGTACGATGAATGCGGATGCAGCCAAGTATCAGGGACTGGACCGCAGCGAATGCCGCAAACAAATCGTCCAAGACCTGCAGGAGCTCGGGGTGCTTATCCGGATTGAGGATCATGTTCACCAGGTGGGTCACAGTGAAAGATCGGGAGCTGTGGTAGAGCCGTATCTGTCAACCCAATGGTTCGTGAAGATGGGCCCTCTTGCTGAAAAGGCGATTGAAGCGCAAAAGTCTGGCGCCGGAGTTAACTTTGTACCGGACCGTTTTGAGAAAATATATCTGCACTGGATTGAAAATGTGCGTGACTGGTGTATTTCCCGGCAGCTGTGGTGGGGACACCGGATTCCGGCTTGGTATCACGAGACTACAGGTGAGATCTTTGTGGGTACAGAAGCACCGGAAGGGGAAGAATGGCGCCAGGATGAGGATGTGCTGGATACCTGGTTCAGCTCCGGACTGTGGCCCTTCTCGACCTTGGGGTGGCCGGATGTGGAGCATGAGGATTTCAAGCGGTTCTATCCAACCGATGTGCTGGTAACCGGCTACGATATTATCTATTTCTGGGTAGCCCGGATGATCTTCACCGCCCTTGAATTTACAGGCCAAATTCCGTTTAAGGATGTGCTCATTCACGGTCTTGTGCGCGACAGCGAAGGGCGCAAGATGTCCAAGTCGCTTGGCAACGGGGTTGATCCGCTTGAAGTCATTGAGAAGTATGGCGCGGACGCAATGAGATATATGATCTCAACCAGCAGCACACCTGGACAGGACCTTCGGTTCCGCTGGGAGAAGGTGGAGCAGGCACGCAATTTTGCCAACAAGATCTGGAATGCTTCCCGCTTCGCGCTGATGAATCTGGAAGGCGTCAAATATGAAGATATCGATATTACCGGCAATCTGAGTACCGCAGACCGCTGGATTCTGCATCGCTTCAACGAGACAGCACGGGATATTACCCGTCTAATCGACGCTTATGAGTTCGGGGAAACGGGACGACTGCTGTACAACTTCATCTGGGATGATCTCTGTGACTGGTATATCGAGTTCGCGAAGCTTACCTTATATGGGGAGGATGCGGCTGCGAAGAGCAAGACGCAATCCGTACTCGCTTACGTGCTTGACCGTACACAGAGACTGATTCACCCGTTCATGCCGTTTATATCCGAAGAGATTTGGCAGCACCTTCCTCATAGTGGAGAGACAATTACACTGGCCGAGTGGCCTAAATACGATACCGCCCTTGAAGCTCCGGATGCGGTCGAAGAGATGAATCTCCTGATTGACGTTATCCGCGCAGTCAGAAACGTTCGCGCTGAGGTTAACGTTCCAATGAGCAAGAAGGTGGAACTGATCGTGAAGCCGGGTTCCGAGAAGGCATACAGCATCATCAGCCGCAACGAGAACTATGTGCGTAGATTCTGTAACACCTCCGATTTCTCCGTAGCTGTTGATGCCGAGGCACCGGACAAAGCGATGAGTGCGATCGTAACCGGAGCGGAGCTCTATTTCCCTCTGGCAGGGTTAATAGATATTGGACAAGAAATTGCCCGCCTGCAAAAAGAGTTCGACAACCTTACCAAAGAGGTTGAACGGGTTGAGAAAAAGCTGGGCAACGAAGGCTTCGTGGCCAAAGCTCCAGCCAAAGTAATTGAGGAAGAAAAGGCGAAGATGCAGGACTACTCCGAGAAGCGTGCCAAAGTCTTGGCCCGCATTGAGGAGCTCAAAGGGTAACCTGACGCGTCAGCCCCACACCGCCGTGCGCCGAAAGAGCAGCGAATCCCGCAGGGAGAGCGCTCCTTGCAAGAAAGTAACAACAATGCTCCATCCAAGGAGCGCCCAACCCAAAGCGTACCCCCGAACGGGGGTGACAAGCGGCTTGCAGCACGCAAGTTCCAAGTACGGGCAGGAGCACTGGCGTCAAGCGTACCCCCGAACGGGGGTGGCAAGCGTTCCAGGCGCCTCAGCCGATCAGGTGCTCATCACCCCCGCCTCCCGCCGAAATATTCGGGTGTCCAGAGGGAAGTCCCTCTGGGGCCCTTCCTGGAAGTTAGGGTTTGGGAGGGTATATCCCACTATAAGGAGCAGGTTCTCTCATGCAAGACAAAACAACAGCCCCGCTGCAGACCTATGCAGAGGCAGTCGATTGGATTAACGGCTTGATTCCTTTCGGGATCCGGCCGGGTCTTGAACGGATTGAAGCACTCATGGAGCGATTCGATAATCCGCACCGGAGGTTGAAGTTTATACATGTAGCTGGAACGAATGGTAAGGGCTCATCCTGCGCTTTTTTGACCAAGACACTGGTCGTCAGCGGGTATACGGTGGGAACCTTTACTTCCCCCTATATCACGAAGTTCACAGATCGATTCCAATACAACGGGGAGAATATTCCCGAGAGTACACTGATTGAACTGTCGAACCGTCTTTATCCGCATGTACAGGAAATGGCCCTGTCGGAGTTAGGCTCTCCCACGATGTTTGAGGTGAGCACCGCGCTGGCCATCTTGTACTTTGCCGAAGTCTGTTATCCGGACGTTGTAGTATGGGAGACAGGTCTGGGTGGAAGAATGGATGTAACTAATATAGTCACGCCGATTGTCTCCCTGATCACGAATATTGGCATGGACCATACCGATATTCTGGGAGATACCCTCGAAGCGATTGCCCGTGAGAAGGCTGGAATTATCAAGCCGGGTGTCCCTGTAGTCAGCTGTGTCCAACAGCCGGAGGCAGTCGCCATTCTGAAAGAAACGGCCGCTGTCCGGAAGAGCACGCTTTATCTGCTTGGTGATCAATTTGATTACAGGCGTCACGAAATCACATCGACTGAGCAGCACTTGACTTTTAGCGGACCATTCCGCAATGTGGAGTTCAGTATTTCTCTACTTGGAGAGCATCAATGCAGGAATGCTGCCGGAGTTATGATGGTACTGGAAGTACTCAGGCAGTACATGGCTTTTGTGCTTGAGGATGAGGATGTGACTGCCGGATTCAGGGATACATTCTGGGCAGGAAGAATGGAACGGGTGTCGGATGAACCGCTGATTGTGATTGATGGAGCACATAACCCCGAAGGGGCGGAGTCGCTCGCGAGAAGCATCAAGGAGAATTTTCAGTACAAAAAACTTAATTTGATGATGGGGATGCTTAGTAATAAGCATCATCACGCCTACTTGAAGCATATATTACCAATAGTGGATACGCTTATCCTTACCGAGCCTGATTTTCGCAGAGCCATGGAAGCGCAGAAGTTGTATGAGCTGGTGCAGCAGCTGCGGGATACGGCAGCGAAGCCGGGCTTGGAAGTTATAGTAGAACGTGACTGGAAGGCAGCGCTTAAGCTGCTGGAGTCGCGGACGGAACGGGAAGATCTTGGGGTGGTTTCAGGCACGCTTTATTTGATTTCCGACGTGCGCGCAGCCCTTTTGCATCAAACCGATTCTGAAAAAGGCTGGTGAACATTTTGTCCAATACAACATTAGAACACGTACACTTTATCGGCATCGGCGGCTATGGAATGAGCGCGATCGCCCGCGTCATGCTGGAGATGGGCTATACAGTTACCGGATCCGACGTGGCCTCCCAGGAGCTGACTGAGAAGCTTGCCGCCAAGGGGGCGAAAATATATATCGGACATACCGCATCACAGGTCGAAGGAGCTGATCTGGTTGTCTATTCCACCGCTTTGCCTAAGGATAATGTAGAACGGGTAGAAGCGGAGAAGCGGGGGATTCCGGTTATTCACCGGGCTCAAATGCTGGCTCGCCTGCTGAATGAGGGTAAGGGAGTCGCGGTTGCAGGCGCCCACGGCAAGACGACTACTTCTTCTATGATCGCATTGGTCATGGAGGAATGCGGAACAGACCCGACCTTTATTATCGGCGGAGAGATCATGAATGTGGGTACCAATGCCAAAGCTGGGCAAGGCGAATACGTGGTTGCGGAGGCAGACGAAAGTGATGGATCGTTCCTGCAATACCACCCCGCTCTTGGGGTTGTGACCAATATTGAAGCCGACCACCTTGAGAATTATGACAGCAGCTTTGACCGGTTGAAGGAGGCTTATGTTCAGTTCCTGAACCAGATCAAACCAGACGGTAAGGCAATTGTATGCGGAGATGACGAGAACATCCGTGAACTGCTGCCTAACCTATCGGGCCAGGTGATCACCTATGGTATTCATCAGCAGTGTGATTATATGGCTTCAGACATCGTACTTGGGGACCGCAAGGTGACCTTTACACTGAACACGCAAGGGGAAGCTCTTGGACAAGTTGAGCTGTCGGTTCCGGGTCAGCATAATGTCTATAATGCGATGGCGACCATCATCGTATGCCTGGAAGCGGGTATTCCTTTTGCCGAGATCGTTAGAGCCATCGTATTGTTCTCTGGAGCCAAACGGCGCTTTCAGGTTCTTAGCGAAGCTCGGGATATTCTGGTCATTGATGACTATGCGCATCATCCGACTGAAATTGAGGCAACCATTAATGCTGCCAAAGCTACGGGTAAAAGAATCGTCGCGGTATTCCAGCCGCAGCGCTACACGCGGACATTCTTTCTGCTGGACGCCTTCAGCCGGGCTTTCACGGAAGCTGATGAGGTCATCATTACCGACATCTATTCCCCGGCCGGTGAGAAGGAGATCGAGGGTGTTCATTCTTCCAAGCTGGTAGAGCTCATTAAGCAGAACAGCAATCCAAGTGCCCGTTATATTCCTACCAAACAAGAGGTCATCACAGATCTCGAGGGACGGATTAGACCAGGTGATCTGGTGCTGACCATGGGCGCGGGAGATATTTATAAAGTGGGTTATGCCCTGGCTGATCAACTGAAATCCGAATAAGAACCGTATACACCGTCAGGGCTCCCTGGCGGTTTTTTTATTTGCAGCTGGCGAGATTTGGTATAACTCCTGAAGCTCTGACATATAGCTTATCTATATAGTTGGGACAAGGAGAGTGTGTCAGGTGAATAAGGCAAGGATGACATTTCGATTCGATAAGCCGGAGGAGCAGCGAAATGAGGCGGTGCCGCTAAATAACATACAATCAGTCCCGGAGTATACAGAAGAACCTGAACGGGCTGTCCAGGAGAAGAATCCAGGATCTGTTCCTCTGGTCATGGATCCTCTGGAGAGCTGGGGTGAGCCTTTCCTGACGCATAGTCATTCGGGGGCGCGTGTAATTCCTGAAATGAAGGAGATGGATACCCATCTGCTGGAGGATAGCGCACCACATGATGATGTATATTATATTTCTCCCAAAAAGCCTTCCAAATGGAAGCTGGCCGGCTCCATTTCTGCAGCTCTGGTGACAGGCACATTATTCGGTTTTGTCCTGTTATCCCTGTTCAACAAAGATATCTCCTTTCCTATTCCGGGAATATCGTCACTCAGACCAGACAGCACTGTGAGTTCTCCTTCGGTATCTGTTCTAGGCCCGACTGATGAGCCGAATACTCCAAATGGCGATATTCCAATGGTAAAAGCAGTGCTGCCTGACCAGGCCTATTACTTCCTTCAATACGGCGTCTTTAGCACGTCCCAAGGGGTGAAGCAGGCTCAGGAGGAGCTTCAGCAATCGGGCGTAGCAGCGGCCAGGGATACACTTGATCATACACGCGTGTATGCAGGTGTATCCCCCGAGAGGGAACAGGCCAAGCTGCTGAGCAGCCAGTTGAAGTCAAGCGGCGTGAATCTGATTGTCCATGAGATACGTTACCCTGCCGAGGCACAGCTTAAGTACGGCGGTGACATCGGAGTGCTCGATCAGTATCTGGAGGAAAGTGCGGATCTGATCAAGCTGCTTAGTGTCACTTCAGCCTCTCTGCTTGAGACCAAGGAGGTCCAGAAGCAAAGTCAGGCTGAAGTAGCTAACTTGAAAGAAAAACACCGCCAATGGACTGAGAATGCTTCAGCTGTCAAGGGCGGGCTGCCAAGTGACGTGAAGCCGACCGCGGACACTATGGAAAAGGCAATGAATACAGCAGTAGAGGCCTTGAGCCGCTATAACTCCAATGGCTCCAAGACTCACCTGTGGGAGGTTCAAACGGCCATGATGGAATATATATTGCTTCAAAAGGAACTTCTGGGAATCAAGCAACAGTAATCGGCTGCAAATCCGGCAGGGAAATGGAAATACTTCCCCATGCCGGATTTGTGTTTGTATTGCTATGAAATTAACCTTATAATAATAAAGTGTCAAAAAATGGCGAGGAATCCGAATCTACTAAGGGAGGATTCATTTTTTTTGGAAAATAATCAATCACGTCTAATAATTCTAGCCTCTTCGTCCCCAAGAAGAAGGGAATTGATTGCAGGCTTACATATTCCATTTGAGATTATTCCGAGTCATGCGGATGAAACAACGCCAGAGGACTGGGCACCGGAGCGGATTGTGTCTGAACTTGCGCTTCGCAAGGCCGCCGCAGTTCACCGTTCCCTGATCCCCGCAAGAGATGACGCTGTTATTGTAGGTAGTGACACGATTGTTGTGCTGAACGGACGAGTGCTCGGGAAGCCTTCTTCCAGGGAAGAGGCTGCTTCCATGCTGCGGTCCCTGCAAGGCCAAAGCCATCAGGTATTCACGGGCGTCTCCTGTATAGATGGGGCGACAGGACAGACTTTAACAGACTACCGCGTTACGACAGTTACAATGAGGTCGCTGTCCGAGACCGAAGTTTTGGCTTACGCAGAGAGCGGGGAAGGACTGGACAAGGCTGGGGCTTACGCCATCCAAGGACTTGGAGCGACACTTGTCACTGAAATTCGAGGCTGCTATTTCAACGTAGTGGGTCTTCCTCTTTCCCTTCTAAGTGAAATGCTTAAGCAGTTTGATATCTATGTATTATAAGCAGGGCATTAGGTTAGTGCCCGCGATATAGGGAAAGAGAGGGAATTAGATGGAACCAGCTGCTTATACGCTGCGTGACATCCCCCATGATGAACGACCACGAGAACGCATGATGCAATATGGGGCTGACGCGCTCAGCCATGCCGAACTGCTTGCCATACTTCTGAGGACCGGAACACGTCAGGAGTCGGCGGTGCATGTGGCACAGAGAATATTGAACCGGGCCGGGGACCTTCGGAATTTGATGGATCTCAGTGTGGAAGAATTAATGCAGACCAAAGGAATCGGAATGGCCAAAGCGATTCAGCTTAAGGCTGGCTTTGAGCTTGGAATCCGGGTGTCAACAGCGAGAAGACCGGGACCGGTTGCCATTCGAAGCCCGCGCGATGCGGCGGATTTATTAATGGAACAGCTGCGTTATTTGAAGAAGGAACATTTTGTCTGTTTATTTCTGAATACAAAAAATCATATCATTGCTCAAGAGACACTCTCCATAGGCAGTCTGAATGCGTCAATTGTTCACCCACGTGAAGTTTTTCGGGCGGCCATCAAATGCAGCAGTGCTTCAGTTGTTTGCGCTCATAATCACCCGAGCGGTGATCCTGCGCCGAGCCCGGAGGATATTCAGATTACGCAGAGGCTGTGCGAAGCAGGTCAGATTGTGGGGATCGATGTTCTGGATCACCTCGTTATCGGAGATGGAACTTTCGTCAGTTTGAAGGAGCAAGGTCTCATGTAATATAATAGCTTAGACACATAAGGAAAGGGAGTTACAACATGTTAGGTGGTTTTACGAAAGACTTGGGAATTGACTTGGGAACAGCGAACACACTCGTTTATATTCGTGGAAAAGGAATTATTGTCAGGGAGCCGTCCGTTGTAGCTCTTAATACTGATACAAAAGCCATTGTGGCTGTTGGCGAATCCGCTAAGAAAATGATCGGAAGAACACCTGGGAACATCCGCGCAATCCGTCCTATGAAAGACGGGGTCATTGCTGATTTTGATACAACAGCAACGATGATTAAATATTTCATCCGTCAGGCTCAGAAGCAGCGTTCTCTATTCCAGCGCCATCCGAATGTAATGGTATGCGTACCTTCAGGGATTACTGCCGTTGAACAGCGTGCGGTTGAAGATGCGACCAAGCAGGCGGGTGCACGTGAAGCTTATACGATCGAAGAGCCTTTTGCCGCAGCAATCGGAGCCGATCTTCCAGTCTGGGAGCCTACAGGCAGTATGGTTGTAGACATCGGCGGTGGAACGACTGAAGTTGCAGTCATTTCACTTGGCGGTATTGTAACCAGCCGTTCTGTCCGGGTTGCAGGAGATGAAGCGGATGAGTCTATCATTCAATATATCAAGCGCCAGTATAATCTGATGATCGGTGAGAGAACAGCAGAGCAGCTGAAGATGGATGTAGGCTCA contains:
- a CDS encoding valine--tRNA ligase yields the protein MSEMNQETSTANMPTTYDPKSAEEKWYRYWKEGNFFEAGSRKDAETYTIVIPPPNVTGMLHIGHALDFTLQDIMVRAKRMQGYDALWLPGTDHAGIATQTKVEQKLREQGQTRYDLGREKFLEKVWEWKDQYAETIHEQWSKMGFSLDYSRERFTLDEGLSKAVREVFVKLYNKGLIYRGKRIINWDPAARTALSDIEVEYKEVNGHLYHLQYPLENGNGHITVATTRPETMLGDTAVAVHPKDERYAHLIGQSLVLPIVGRAIPIIADEYVDKEFGSGAVKITPAHDPNDFEVGLRHNLPQITVMDETGTMNADAAKYQGLDRSECRKQIVQDLQELGVLIRIEDHVHQVGHSERSGAVVEPYLSTQWFVKMGPLAEKAIEAQKSGAGVNFVPDRFEKIYLHWIENVRDWCISRQLWWGHRIPAWYHETTGEIFVGTEAPEGEEWRQDEDVLDTWFSSGLWPFSTLGWPDVEHEDFKRFYPTDVLVTGYDIIYFWVARMIFTALEFTGQIPFKDVLIHGLVRDSEGRKMSKSLGNGVDPLEVIEKYGADAMRYMISTSSTPGQDLRFRWEKVEQARNFANKIWNASRFALMNLEGVKYEDIDITGNLSTADRWILHRFNETARDITRLIDAYEFGETGRLLYNFIWDDLCDWYIEFAKLTLYGEDAAAKSKTQSVLAYVLDRTQRLIHPFMPFISEEIWQHLPHSGETITLAEWPKYDTALEAPDAVEEMNLLIDVIRAVRNVRAEVNVPMSKKVELIVKPGSEKAYSIISRNENYVRRFCNTSDFSVAVDAEAPDKAMSAIVTGAELYFPLAGLIDIGQEIARLQKEFDNLTKEVERVEKKLGNEGFVAKAPAKVIEEEKAKMQDYSEKRAKVLARIEELKG
- a CDS encoding folylpolyglutamate synthase/dihydrofolate synthase family protein, encoding MQDKTTAPLQTYAEAVDWINGLIPFGIRPGLERIEALMERFDNPHRRLKFIHVAGTNGKGSSCAFLTKTLVVSGYTVGTFTSPYITKFTDRFQYNGENIPESTLIELSNRLYPHVQEMALSELGSPTMFEVSTALAILYFAEVCYPDVVVWETGLGGRMDVTNIVTPIVSLITNIGMDHTDILGDTLEAIAREKAGIIKPGVPVVSCVQQPEAVAILKETAAVRKSTLYLLGDQFDYRRHEITSTEQHLTFSGPFRNVEFSISLLGEHQCRNAAGVMMVLEVLRQYMAFVLEDEDVTAGFRDTFWAGRMERVSDEPLIVIDGAHNPEGAESLARSIKENFQYKKLNLMMGMLSNKHHHAYLKHILPIVDTLILTEPDFRRAMEAQKLYELVQQLRDTAAKPGLEVIVERDWKAALKLLESRTEREDLGVVSGTLYLISDVRAALLHQTDSEKGW
- the murC gene encoding UDP-N-acetylmuramate--L-alanine ligase; protein product: MSAIARVMLEMGYTVTGSDVASQELTEKLAAKGAKIYIGHTASQVEGADLVVYSTALPKDNVERVEAEKRGIPVIHRAQMLARLLNEGKGVAVAGAHGKTTTSSMIALVMEECGTDPTFIIGGEIMNVGTNAKAGQGEYVVAEADESDGSFLQYHPALGVVTNIEADHLENYDSSFDRLKEAYVQFLNQIKPDGKAIVCGDDENIRELLPNLSGQVITYGIHQQCDYMASDIVLGDRKVTFTLNTQGEALGQVELSVPGQHNVYNAMATIIVCLEAGIPFAEIVRAIVLFSGAKRRFQVLSEARDILVIDDYAHHPTEIEATINAAKATGKRIVAVFQPQRYTRTFFLLDAFSRAFTEADEVIITDIYSPAGEKEIEGVHSSKLVELIKQNSNPSARYIPTKQEVITDLEGRIRPGDLVLTMGAGDIYKVGYALADQLKSE
- a CDS encoding SPOR domain-containing protein, with the translated sequence MNKARMTFRFDKPEEQRNEAVPLNNIQSVPEYTEEPERAVQEKNPGSVPLVMDPLESWGEPFLTHSHSGARVIPEMKEMDTHLLEDSAPHDDVYYISPKKPSKWKLAGSISAALVTGTLFGFVLLSLFNKDISFPIPGISSLRPDSTVSSPSVSVLGPTDEPNTPNGDIPMVKAVLPDQAYYFLQYGVFSTSQGVKQAQEELQQSGVAAARDTLDHTRVYAGVSPEREQAKLLSSQLKSSGVNLIVHEIRYPAEAQLKYGGDIGVLDQYLEESADLIKLLSVTSASLLETKEVQKQSQAEVANLKEKHRQWTENASAVKGGLPSDVKPTADTMEKAMNTAVEALSRYNSNGSKTHLWEVQTAMMEYILLQKELLGIKQQ
- a CDS encoding Maf family protein, coding for MENNQSRLIILASSSPRRRELIAGLHIPFEIIPSHADETTPEDWAPERIVSELALRKAAAVHRSLIPARDDAVIVGSDTIVVLNGRVLGKPSSREEAASMLRSLQGQSHQVFTGVSCIDGATGQTLTDYRVTTVTMRSLSETEVLAYAESGEGLDKAGAYAIQGLGATLVTEIRGCYFNVVGLPLSLLSEMLKQFDIYVL
- the radC gene encoding DNA repair protein RadC, which codes for MEPAAYTLRDIPHDERPRERMMQYGADALSHAELLAILLRTGTRQESAVHVAQRILNRAGDLRNLMDLSVEELMQTKGIGMAKAIQLKAGFELGIRVSTARRPGPVAIRSPRDAADLLMEQLRYLKKEHFVCLFLNTKNHIIAQETLSIGSLNASIVHPREVFRAAIKCSSASVVCAHNHPSGDPAPSPEDIQITQRLCEAGQIVGIDVLDHLVIGDGTFVSLKEQGLM
- a CDS encoding rod shape-determining protein, producing MLGGFTKDLGIDLGTANTLVYIRGKGIIVREPSVVALNTDTKAIVAVGESAKKMIGRTPGNIRAIRPMKDGVIADFDTTATMIKYFIRQAQKQRSLFQRHPNVMVCVPSGITAVEQRAVEDATKQAGAREAYTIEEPFAAAIGADLPVWEPTGSMVVDIGGGTTEVAVISLGGIVTSRSVRVAGDEADESIIQYIKRQYNLMIGERTAEQLKMDVGSAMPLDQVETMEIRGRDLVTGLPKTITITSDEISEALGDTVNAIVDAVKVTLEKCPPELAADIMDRGIVLTGGGALLRNLDKLLANETGMPVIVAENPLDCVAIGTGRALDNIHLFKSRSSSAIKSRR